From a single Nitrospirota bacterium genomic region:
- a CDS encoding acyltransferase translates to MKKTPCCVLDEKAVLHATAQIINLLGDAGFIKIGAYTHVRGELLTFVHGGCISIGTYCYIGEYTRIWSAKSIIIEDRVLIAHNVSIFDNLTHPISAEARHLHYKEIITSGHPRKIDLSEKNVVIKKDAWIGCMSIILSGVTIGEGAIVGAGSVVTKDVPAYTIVAGNPATMIREIPVNER, encoded by the coding sequence ATGAAAAAAACACCTTGTTGTGTACTTGATGAAAAGGCTGTTTTACATGCAACAGCTCAGATAATTAATTTATTAGGCGATGCTGGATTTATTAAAATAGGGGCTTACACTCACGTGAGGGGTGAGCTGTTAACTTTTGTGCATGGAGGATGTATAAGCATTGGAACATATTGCTACATTGGTGAATACACTAGAATATGGTCGGCAAAGAGCATAATTATTGAAGACCGAGTTTTGATTGCACACAATGTGAGCATATTTGATAACTTAACGCATCCTATAAGTGCTGAAGCTAGACATTTGCATTATAAAGAAATAATTACGTCAGGCCATCCAAGGAAGATAGATTTATCCGAAAAAAATGTTGTCATTAAGAAAGACGCATGGATAGGATGTATGTCAATTATTCTTTCTGGAGTTACCATTGGAGAAGGTGCCATAGTCGGTGCAGGAAGTGTGGTTACTAAAGATGTTCCTGCGTATACTATAGTAGCCGGTAATCCAGCGACGATGATACGAGAGATTCCAGTTAATGAACGATAG